From a region of the Tiliqua scincoides isolate rTilSci1 chromosome 4, rTilSci1.hap2, whole genome shotgun sequence genome:
- the SBSPON gene encoding somatomedin-B and thrombospondin type-1 domain-containing protein, with translation MDAARAGPGLVGLVALLALGQRAGAGCAEDGRCCPGRDPSCASTGWSLTRAYGTCFCDEACRRTGDCCLDYAQACPALPCIVGEWSHWSGCAGQCKPNFRMRTRIIQQEPKNGGEPCPPLEEKAGCLEYATYEGQNCGDEHVPAFITTFEYNKGRTKQAANLRWASETDDSGSYCVEFRTESLSPHCSVENRPYARWMQYLREGYTVCVTCQPPAMHSGSSHCSGDGVDADGNKLLHWQAVGNPLCHGTWKKVQQVEECSCPLVHSFIFT, from the exons ATGGACGCGGCCAGGGCCGGGCCGGGCCTTGTGGGGCTGGTGGCGCTGCTGGCGCTGGGGCAGCGCGCGGGGGCGGGCTGTGCGGAGGACGGGCGCTGCTGCCCGGGCCGGGACCCCTCCTGCGCCAGCACCGGCTGGAGCCTCACCCGCGCCTACGGCACCTGCTTCTGCGACGAGGCGTGCCGGAGGACCGGCGACTGCTGCCTGGACTATGCCCAAGCCTGCCCAG CTCTTCCATGCATTGTTGGGGAATGGAGTCACTGGAGCGGCTGTGCAGGGCAGTGTAAACCTAACTTCCGAATGCGTACACGCATCATACAGCAGGAACCCAAAAATGGTGGGGAGCCTTGCCCTCCATTAGAAGAGAAAGCTGGTTGTTTGGAATATGCTACTTACGAGGGGCAGAACTGTGGGGATGAACACG TTCCTGCTTTCATAACTACTTTTGAATATAACAAAGGAAGGACGAAGCAAGCTGCAAATCTCCGCTGGGCTTCTGAAACAGACGATTCTGG AAGCTACTGTGTGGAATTTAGAACTGAATCACTTTCTCCACATTGTTCTGTGGAGAATCGCCCATATGCTCGATGGATGCAGTATCTACGAGAAGGATATACAGTGTGTGTAACATGTCAACCTCCAGCAATGCACTCTGGTAGCAGTCACTGTTCTGGAGACGGTGTTGATGCTGATGG GAATAAACTTCTTCATTGGCAAGCAGTTGGCAATCCCTTATGCCATGGAACATGGAAGAAAGTTCAGCAAGTGGAAGAATGTTCATGCCCTCTTGTACACAGCTTTATTTTTACGTAG